One genomic window of Geodermatophilus sp. DSM 44513 includes the following:
- a CDS encoding Nramp family divalent metal transporter, producing the protein MYLSKTEAAVLPTTLVAGPRRPAQPTARRRIWPLLGPAFVAAVAYVDPGNFATNFSGGASFGYTLLWVIVAANLMAMLIQSLTAKLGLATGRDLATNCREQLPRPVTRGLWLQAEAVAIATDLAEIVGGAVALNLLFGVPLPIGGLITAVVAFVLLAAQSRGHRPFERVITGLLLVIGAGFAYTLVGSGVDVGGMASGMVPSFAGPDSLVLAAGILGATVMPHVIYVHSALTPGRYGDVVTAGRTREGRRGLLRAQRLDVLVAMGVAGLVNAAMLVIAAQLFTGSAEQAGSLEGVHAGLGDQLGAGAALAFALALLASGFASSSVGTHAGQVVMAGFLKRHIPVLVRRLVTLAPALLVLVLGGDPTTALVWSQVVLSFGIPFALVPLLWLTSRRDLMGGWVNRRVTTVAGCVVAALIIALNGHLLLGFVL; encoded by the coding sequence GTGTACCTGTCCAAGACCGAGGCCGCCGTCCTCCCGACCACCCTGGTCGCCGGCCCCCGCCGCCCCGCGCAGCCGACCGCGCGGCGGCGGATCTGGCCGCTGCTGGGCCCGGCCTTCGTCGCCGCGGTCGCCTACGTGGACCCGGGCAACTTCGCCACCAACTTCTCCGGCGGCGCCTCCTTCGGCTACACCCTGCTGTGGGTGATCGTCGCGGCGAACCTCATGGCGATGCTCATCCAGAGCCTCACCGCCAAGCTCGGCCTGGCCACCGGCCGGGACCTCGCCACCAACTGCCGCGAGCAGCTGCCCCGCCCGGTCACCCGCGGGCTGTGGCTGCAGGCCGAGGCGGTCGCCATCGCCACCGACCTGGCCGAGATCGTCGGCGGCGCGGTCGCGCTCAACCTGCTCTTCGGCGTCCCGCTGCCGATCGGCGGCCTGATCACCGCCGTCGTCGCCTTCGTGCTGCTGGCCGCGCAGTCCCGCGGGCACCGCCCCTTCGAGCGGGTCATCACCGGGCTGCTGCTGGTCATCGGCGCCGGCTTCGCCTACACGCTGGTCGGCTCCGGTGTCGACGTGGGCGGCATGGCGTCGGGGATGGTGCCCTCCTTCGCCGGCCCGGACAGCCTGGTGCTGGCCGCCGGCATCCTCGGCGCCACGGTCATGCCGCACGTCATCTACGTGCACTCCGCGCTCACCCCGGGCCGCTACGGCGACGTGGTCACCGCCGGGCGCACCCGCGAGGGACGGCGCGGGCTGCTGCGCGCCCAGCGGCTGGACGTGCTGGTGGCCATGGGCGTGGCGGGGCTGGTCAACGCCGCGATGCTGGTCATCGCCGCCCAGCTGTTCACCGGCTCGGCCGAGCAGGCCGGCTCGCTGGAGGGCGTGCACGCCGGGCTGGGCGACCAGCTCGGTGCCGGCGCGGCGCTGGCCTTCGCCCTGGCGCTGCTGGCGTCGGGCTTCGCGTCGTCCTCGGTCGGCACGCACGCCGGCCAGGTGGTCATGGCCGGCTTCCTCAAGCGGCACATCCCGGTGCTGGTCCGCCGGCTGGTGACCCTCGCCCCGGCGCTGCTGGTGCTGGTGCTCGGGGGCGACCCGACCACCGCGCTGGTCTGGTCCCAGGTCGTGCTCAGCTTCGGCATCCCGTTCGCCCTGGTGCCGCTGCTGTGGCTGACCAGCCGGCGCGACCTCATGGGCGGCTGGGTGAACCGGCGGGTCACCACCGTCGCCGGGTGCGTCGTCGCGGCGCTGATCATCGCCCTCAACGGCCACCTGCTGCTGGGCTTCGTGCTCTGA
- a CDS encoding VOC family protein: MPVQRLNHAVLYVRDLARSLAFYRDVLGFRVTNEIPGTAVFLQAEGSTNDHDLGLFQVGPGARPSEAGRRTVGLYHLAWEVDTLAELARVRAELDRVGALTGAADHVTTKALYARDPDGLEFEVSWLVPAALITPELTEGAPLTAPLDLDRDTARYGASTRGGVGVSVPA; this comes from the coding sequence GTGCCCGTCCAGCGCCTGAACCACGCCGTCCTCTACGTCCGCGACCTGGCCCGCAGCCTGGCCTTCTACCGCGACGTCCTCGGCTTCCGGGTGACCAACGAGATCCCCGGCACCGCGGTCTTCCTGCAGGCCGAGGGGTCGACCAACGACCACGACCTGGGCCTGTTCCAGGTCGGCCCCGGCGCCAGGCCCTCCGAGGCCGGCCGGCGCACCGTCGGGCTCTACCACCTGGCCTGGGAGGTCGACACCCTCGCCGAGCTGGCCCGCGTGCGCGCGGAACTGGACCGGGTCGGGGCGCTCACCGGCGCCGCCGACCACGTCACGACCAAGGCCCTCTACGCCCGGGACCCCGACGGCCTGGAGTTCGAGGTGTCCTGGCTGGTGCCGGCCGCGCTGATCACCCCGGAGCTGACCGAGGGCGCCCCGCTCACCGCGCCGTTGGACCTCGACCGCGACACCGCCCGCTACGGCGCGTCGACCCGCGGCGGCGTGGGGGTGTCCGTCCCCGCCTGA
- a CDS encoding alpha/beta fold hydrolase, which yields MTTGGPQPALEYRAAPGPTQRALAVFCHGGTVASVQPPRERALSLLRMRAIEQFVHGAAADRGVGTCLLRYRVAGWNGAAADAHADVRWALQELRARHGDDVPVVLVGHSMGGRAVLRAADDAQVAAVCALAPWTPPGEPVGHLRDRTVAVLHGRGDRWVPEALSADFADRARQAGAHIARFTIAGGHSMVRRAPVWHAFVRDVVLAGAGLAPWRADLRRALADSALAVPL from the coding sequence GTGACGACCGGCGGTCCGCAGCCGGCCCTGGAGTACCGGGCGGCCCCCGGCCCGACCCAGCGGGCGCTGGCCGTCTTCTGCCACGGCGGCACCGTGGCCAGTGTGCAGCCGCCGCGGGAGCGGGCGCTGTCGCTGCTGCGGATGCGCGCCATCGAGCAGTTCGTGCACGGCGCGGCCGCCGACCGGGGGGTGGGCACCTGCCTGCTGCGCTACCGGGTGGCGGGGTGGAACGGCGCCGCGGCCGACGCCCACGCCGACGTGCGCTGGGCGCTGCAGGAGCTGCGGGCCCGCCACGGGGACGACGTCCCGGTGGTCCTGGTCGGGCACTCGATGGGCGGGCGCGCGGTGCTGCGCGCCGCCGACGACGCGCAGGTGGCGGCGGTCTGCGCGCTGGCGCCGTGGACGCCGCCGGGCGAGCCGGTCGGGCACCTGCGCGACCGCACGGTGGCCGTCCTGCACGGCCGTGGCGACCGCTGGGTGCCGGAGGCGCTGTCGGCGGACTTCGCCGACCGGGCGCGGCAGGCCGGCGCGCACATCGCCCGCTTCACCATCGCCGGGGGCCACAGCATGGTGCGCCGGGCGCCGGTGTGGCACGCCTTCGTCCGGGACGTCGTCCTGGCCGGGGCGGGCCTGGCGCCGTGGCGGGCCGACCTGCGCCGCGCCCTGGCCGACTCCGCGCTCGCCGTCCCCCTCTAG
- the msrA gene encoding peptide-methionine (S)-S-oxide reductase MsrA translates to MFFSRTKTQPVSREDALPGRPDPLPGVPELHAVTGNRIRPPFPEGLQTAVFGAGCFWGVEKVFWELPGVYSTAVGYAGGYTPNPTYEEVCSARTGHTEVVLVVFDPALTSYEQLLKAFWEDHDPTQGMRQGNDVGTQYRSAVYVQGPEQEAAARTSREAFQQRLTAAGYGEITTEIAPLGEFFYAEGYHQQYLYKVPNGYCPTHSTGVSCPVGLSGV, encoded by the coding sequence ATGTTCTTCTCCCGCACCAAGACCCAGCCGGTGTCGCGCGAGGACGCCCTGCCCGGCCGCCCCGACCCGCTGCCGGGCGTGCCCGAGCTGCACGCGGTCACCGGCAACCGCATCCGCCCGCCGTTCCCCGAGGGCCTGCAGACCGCCGTCTTCGGTGCCGGGTGCTTCTGGGGCGTGGAGAAGGTCTTCTGGGAGCTGCCCGGCGTCTACTCCACCGCGGTCGGCTACGCCGGCGGGTACACCCCGAACCCGACCTACGAGGAGGTCTGCTCCGCGCGGACCGGGCACACCGAGGTCGTGCTGGTGGTCTTCGACCCGGCGCTCACCTCCTACGAGCAGCTGCTCAAGGCCTTCTGGGAGGACCACGACCCCACCCAGGGCATGCGCCAGGGCAACGACGTCGGCACCCAGTACCGCTCGGCGGTCTACGTGCAGGGGCCGGAGCAGGAGGCGGCCGCCCGCACCAGTCGCGAGGCGTTCCAGCAGCGGCTGACCGCGGCCGGCTACGGCGAGATCACCACCGAGATCGCGCCGCTGGGCGAGTTCTTCTACGCCGAGGGCTACCACCAGCAGTACCTGTACAAGGTGCCGAACGGCTACTGCCCGACCCACTCGACCGGCGTCTCCTGCCCGGTGGGCCTGTCCGGCGTGTAG
- a CDS encoding NADP-dependent oxidoreductase, producing MATTREWHLAARPHGEPVPGDFELVEVPVPEPADGQVVVRNVVMSVDPYMRGRMRSTPSYAPPWQVGEVMKGGAVGRVVASRAPELPEGSLVLTDAAWRETAVVDAAAATRLPAAEDVSPSWYLGVLGMPGLTAYAGLFRVGAFREGDDVFVSGAAGAVGSLVGQFARLRGAGRVVGSAGSPEKVAWLRDLGFTAAFSHRDGVARGLAEAAPDGIDLFFDNVGGDHLEAAVDALRVHGRAALCGAISGYNAVDPPPGPRNLFLMVGKRLTLRGFLVSDHADLRPEFTETVTGWLRSGDLVVRETVREGIEQAVPAFLDLLRGGNVGKMVVRLAPDPD from the coding sequence ATGGCGACGACGCGCGAGTGGCACCTGGCGGCCCGGCCGCACGGGGAGCCGGTCCCCGGGGACTTCGAGCTGGTCGAGGTGCCCGTCCCGGAGCCGGCCGACGGGCAGGTCGTCGTCCGGAACGTGGTGATGAGCGTCGACCCGTACATGCGCGGCCGGATGCGCTCGACGCCGTCCTACGCCCCGCCGTGGCAGGTCGGCGAGGTGATGAAGGGCGGCGCCGTCGGCCGGGTGGTCGCCTCCCGCGCCCCGGAGCTGCCCGAGGGGTCGCTGGTGCTCACCGACGCCGCGTGGCGGGAGACCGCCGTCGTGGACGCGGCGGCGGCCACCCGGCTGCCGGCGGCGGAGGACGTCTCCCCGTCCTGGTACCTGGGCGTGCTCGGCATGCCGGGCCTCACCGCGTACGCCGGGCTGTTCCGGGTCGGCGCGTTCCGCGAGGGGGACGACGTGTTCGTCTCCGGGGCCGCCGGCGCGGTGGGCAGCCTGGTCGGCCAGTTCGCCCGGCTGCGCGGCGCGGGCCGCGTGGTGGGCAGCGCGGGGTCGCCGGAGAAGGTGGCCTGGCTGCGCGACCTCGGCTTCACCGCGGCGTTCAGCCACCGGGACGGCGTCGCGCGCGGGCTGGCCGAGGCGGCGCCGGACGGCATCGACCTGTTCTTCGACAACGTCGGCGGGGACCACCTGGAGGCCGCGGTCGACGCGCTGCGGGTGCACGGGCGGGCCGCGCTGTGCGGGGCCATCTCCGGCTACAACGCCGTCGACCCGCCGCCGGGCCCGCGCAACCTGTTCCTCATGGTCGGCAAGCGGCTCACCCTGCGCGGCTTCCTGGTCAGCGACCACGCCGACCTGCGCCCGGAGTTCACCGAGACGGTGACCGGCTGGCTGCGCTCCGGCGACCTCGTCGTCCGGGAGACCGTGCGGGAGGGCATCGAGCAGGCGGTGCCGGCCTTCCTGGACCTGCTGCGCGGTGGCAACGTCGGGAAGATGGTCGTCCGGCTGGCCCCCGACCCCGACTGA
- a CDS encoding TenA family transcriptional regulator has protein sequence MPVADLPSRSPDDWRRATRHPFLDAVRDGTVPVAAFDTWLVQDARFVADLLRFQARLLARAPRPAQAVLAGGLVALVEELAWFEQQAAVRGLDLGAPARPATAGYAELLGRLDAADAGTALTALWTIERTYLDAWSHARPGAPGYREFVEHWTTPGFAGYVAGLAAAADGTPAPDADATFAEVVAAEVAFWDMALDAAL, from the coding sequence GTGCCGGTCGCCGACCTCCCCTCCCGCTCCCCCGACGACTGGCGGCGGGCCACCCGGCACCCGTTCCTCGACGCCGTGCGCGACGGGACCGTCCCGGTCGCCGCCTTCGACACCTGGCTGGTGCAGGACGCCCGCTTCGTCGCCGACCTGCTGCGCTTCCAGGCCCGGTTGCTGGCCCGCGCGCCCCGGCCGGCGCAGGCGGTGCTCGCCGGCGGGCTGGTGGCGCTGGTCGAGGAGCTGGCCTGGTTCGAGCAGCAGGCCGCCGTCCGCGGGTTGGACCTGGGGGCGCCGGCCCGGCCGGCCACCGCCGGCTACGCGGAGCTGCTCGGGCGGCTGGACGCCGCTGACGCCGGGACGGCGCTGACCGCGCTGTGGACCATCGAGCGCACCTACCTGGACGCGTGGTCGCACGCGCGGCCCGGCGCGCCCGGGTACCGGGAGTTCGTCGAGCACTGGACGACGCCGGGGTTCGCCGGCTACGTCGCCGGGCTGGCGGCGGCGGCCGACGGCACGCCCGCGCCGGACGCCGACGCGACCTTCGCCGAGGTGGTCGCGGCCGAGGTGGCCTTCTGGGACATGGCGCTGGACGCGGCGCTGTGA
- a CDS encoding TenA family protein: protein MSLSADLWAANADLAAAALAHPFVAGIGDGTLPRERFAGYVAQDAFFLESFARGYALGVAHSPDRATLDAFADLLAGVREELALHAGYAARWGIDLAGVQPLPATTAYTDFLLATASLGGVGATCAAMTPCMRLYAHLGRSLSPGRAGDYAEWVTTYADPGFDALAGTLERLLDSHAADVPAVRTAYRRAMALEVGFFDAAWRGA from the coding sequence GTGAGCCTGTCCGCCGACCTGTGGGCGGCGAACGCCGACCTGGCCGCCGCGGCGCTGGCGCACCCGTTCGTGGCCGGGATCGGCGACGGAACGCTGCCGCGGGAGCGCTTCGCCGGCTACGTCGCCCAGGACGCGTTCTTCCTGGAGTCCTTCGCCCGCGGCTACGCCCTCGGGGTGGCGCACAGCCCCGACCGGGCCACCCTGGACGCCTTCGCCGACCTGCTCGCCGGGGTCCGCGAGGAGCTGGCGCTGCACGCCGGCTACGCGGCCCGCTGGGGCATCGACCTGGCCGGCGTGCAGCCGCTGCCGGCGACCACCGCCTACACCGACTTCCTGCTGGCCACGGCGTCCCTCGGCGGGGTCGGTGCGACCTGCGCGGCGATGACCCCGTGCATGCGGCTGTACGCGCACCTGGGCCGCTCGCTGTCGCCCGGGCGCGCCGGGGACTACGCCGAGTGGGTCACCACCTACGCCGACCCGGGGTTCGACGCGCTGGCCGGCACGCTGGAGCGGCTGCTGGACTCGCACGCCGCCGACGTCCCCGCCGTCCGGACGGCGTACCGGCGGGCGATGGCACTGGAGGTCGGCTTCTTCGACGCCGCCTGGCGCGGGGCCTGA
- a CDS encoding cytosine permease — MSTSNAVPATGEAPLTLAEAPAPVLGLRDTFGLWANLGVSLLLPVAAVFVVLPGRPLSTTIGAIVVGAVIGATLLGLAAAAGARERVPTMVLLRGLLGRRASALPTAVNLVQCVGWATFEIVIIAEAASRVLDAPRWPFVLLAGVLATAMALRPLGVARVLARYAIWAALAAVVYLFVNVLAEPLPPLTQGAATSFWTAADIVIALPVSWFPLVADYTRHARSARAAGAGAGLGYGLATIVMFTLGVVALAAYGSAGFDVIDALLAVPLGALAVLVLVTVELDEAFANVYSTAVSAQNIVARADRRLLAVGVGTVATLLALTFDIAAYEPFLFLIGAVFVPLAGVLLVAYASTPRGAWDTSDTAPARPVFLLPWAAGFLAYQLTLPTYFAGPGAGWTAWWAARQADLGIDPANGWSASLVGLAVAVSLTALVCLPGVLRRRRAAA, encoded by the coding sequence ATGAGCACGTCGAACGCCGTCCCCGCGACCGGGGAGGCCCCCCTCACCCTCGCCGAGGCGCCCGCCCCCGTCCTCGGCCTGCGGGACACCTTCGGCCTGTGGGCCAACCTGGGCGTCAGCCTGCTGCTGCCGGTGGCCGCCGTCTTCGTCGTCCTCCCGGGCCGGCCGCTGTCGACCACGATCGGCGCCATCGTCGTCGGCGCCGTCATCGGCGCCACGCTGCTCGGGCTGGCCGCCGCCGCGGGGGCGCGCGAGCGGGTGCCCACGATGGTGCTGCTGCGCGGGCTGCTCGGCCGGCGCGCCTCCGCGCTGCCCACCGCGGTCAACCTGGTGCAGTGCGTCGGCTGGGCCACCTTCGAGATCGTCATCATCGCCGAGGCGGCGTCCCGGGTGCTGGACGCACCGCGGTGGCCGTTCGTGCTGCTCGCCGGGGTGCTGGCCACCGCGATGGCGCTGCGCCCGCTCGGGGTCGCCCGGGTGCTGGCCCGCTACGCGATCTGGGCGGCCCTCGCGGCGGTGGTCTACCTGTTCGTCAACGTCCTGGCCGAGCCGCTGCCGCCGCTGACGCAGGGCGCGGCCACCTCGTTCTGGACGGCGGCCGACATCGTCATCGCGCTGCCGGTCTCCTGGTTCCCGCTGGTCGCCGACTACACCCGGCACGCCCGCAGCGCCCGGGCCGCGGGTGCCGGCGCGGGGCTGGGCTACGGCCTGGCCACGATCGTGATGTTCACCCTCGGCGTCGTCGCGCTGGCCGCCTACGGCAGCGCCGGGTTCGACGTCATCGACGCGCTGCTGGCCGTCCCGCTGGGGGCCCTGGCCGTGCTGGTGCTGGTCACCGTGGAGCTGGACGAGGCCTTCGCCAACGTCTACTCCACCGCGGTGTCCGCGCAGAACATCGTCGCCCGGGCCGACCGGCGGCTGCTGGCCGTCGGCGTCGGCACGGTCGCCACGCTGCTGGCCCTGACCTTCGACATCGCCGCCTACGAGCCGTTCCTCTTCCTCATCGGCGCGGTGTTCGTGCCGCTGGCCGGTGTGCTGCTCGTCGCCTACGCCAGCACCCCGCGCGGGGCCTGGGACACCTCCGACACCGCCCCCGCACGGCCGGTGTTCCTGCTGCCGTGGGCGGCCGGCTTCCTCGCCTACCAGCTCACCCTGCCGACCTACTTCGCCGGCCCGGGTGCGGGCTGGACGGCGTGGTGGGCCGCCCGCCAGGCCGACCTGGGCATCGACCCGGCCAACGGCTGGTCGGCGTCCCTGGTCGGCCTGGCGGTGGCGGTGTCGCTCACCGCGCTGGTCTGCCTGCCCGGGGTGCTGCGCCGGCGGAGGGCGGCGGCATGA
- a CDS encoding superoxide dismutase, with protein MPDYQLPDLPYDYGALQPHISGEIMELHHSKHHQTYVTGANTALEKLAEARANDGLGTANLHEKNLAFNLAGHVNHSVFWPNMSPDGGDRPDGELAAAVDDQFGSFDAFRAHFTAVAGGVQGSGWSILAWDSVGQKLLICQLYDHQGNLAVGLVPLLMLDMWEHAFYLQYRNVKTDYIDAWWNVVNWADVTRRFTTARTATAGLIVPAA; from the coding sequence ATGCCCGACTACCAGCTCCCCGACCTGCCCTACGACTACGGGGCGCTGCAGCCGCACATCTCCGGCGAGATCATGGAGCTGCACCACTCCAAGCACCACCAGACCTACGTCACCGGCGCCAACACCGCGCTGGAGAAGCTCGCCGAGGCGCGCGCGAACGACGGGCTGGGGACGGCGAACCTGCACGAGAAGAACCTGGCGTTCAACCTGGCCGGGCACGTCAACCACTCGGTGTTCTGGCCGAACATGAGCCCCGACGGCGGCGACCGCCCCGACGGCGAGCTGGCCGCGGCCGTGGACGACCAGTTCGGCTCCTTCGACGCCTTCCGGGCGCACTTCACCGCCGTCGCCGGCGGCGTCCAGGGCTCGGGCTGGTCGATCCTGGCCTGGGACTCCGTGGGCCAGAAGCTGCTCATCTGCCAGCTCTACGACCACCAGGGCAACCTCGCCGTCGGCCTGGTCCCGCTGCTCATGCTCGACATGTGGGAGCACGCCTTCTACCTGCAGTACCGCAACGTGAAGACCGACTACATCGACGCGTGGTGGAACGTCGTCAACTGGGCCGACGTCACGCGGCGGTTCACCACGGCGCGCACGGCCACCGCGGGGCTGATCGTCCCGGCCGCCTGA
- a CDS encoding MarR family transcriptional regulator, which yields MTYGQAALPPDPADRVQELTRELMRRMVALAGELITSTGLNTSDLAALRALDAAAGDGTPVNTLGAQLGLSSGAVTALVDRLERHGLVRRERDTGDRRRVLVVLAPAARALGAERMVPLARRLQAATAELDAAELAAVERFLHAVLDDPGH from the coding sequence ATGACGTACGGGCAAGCGGCACTCCCCCCCGACCCCGCCGATCGGGTGCAGGAGCTGACCCGGGAGCTGATGCGCCGGATGGTGGCGCTGGCCGGCGAGCTGATCACGAGCACCGGGCTGAACACCTCCGACCTCGCCGCCCTGCGCGCGCTCGACGCGGCGGCCGGCGACGGGACGCCGGTCAACACCCTCGGCGCGCAGCTGGGGCTGTCCTCCGGTGCGGTCACCGCGCTGGTCGACCGGCTGGAGCGGCACGGGCTGGTCCGGCGGGAACGGGACACCGGCGACCGGCGCCGGGTGCTGGTCGTGCTCGCTCCCGCGGCGCGCGCGCTCGGCGCCGAGCGGATGGTGCCGCTGGCCCGCCGGCTGCAGGCGGCCACTGCCGAGCTGGATGCCGCCGAGCTGGCCGCGGTGGAACGCTTCCTGCACGCCGTCCTCGACGACCCCGGGCACTGA
- a CDS encoding MMPL family transporter has product MDRLSALVTRRRRAWAVLVLYLAAAAAVLLAPAPDQVAPPSSSGLPDDYQSAQAERLQAQLPQTGVEPVLAVVSRSDGGALSPADLAAAQEAAAAGAGAAGSTVAGPPDVSPDGAVAVLVVPLDTTGGDEAVADRVAALREAVGADLPGGLTVQVTGGPAFGADLLRVFEGADTTLLLVTAAVVAVLLLVTYRSPVLWIVPLAVVATAEQATLALLDQVLPRLGLAYDGSTVGITSVLVFGAATDYALLLIARYREQLRVTADRFAAMRTAVARTAEAILASGGTVVLACLTLLLATREGSRALGAAAALGVAVAVVAGLVVLPCALVLCGRGLFWPLVPRVGSRGTEGRVWGRLGEGVARAPRLVAALGIAVLALLSVGGLGLQTGLSQVEQLRAEPESVLGARTLAGAFPAGSAEPVAVLTTTAAAPAVADAAAGVEGVASAAVGLGGPEVTQVDVVLDAEPGSAASETAVRELREAVAAVPDAGAAVGGSEATAVDLADAEARDRLVVIPLVLVLVAAVLVALLRSLVAPLLLVLTVVASYAASVGASWLLFTTVWDFPALDEGVLLLSFLFLVALGVDYNIFLVTRAREEAARLGTRAGVLTALRVTGGVITSAGILLAAVFAVLGVLPLVTLTQIGVIVCVGVLLDTLLVRTVIVPALAFWLGDRFWWPGRPQAPAPEPPHGGTPHREGAAALVPTP; this is encoded by the coding sequence GTGGACCGTCTGTCCGCCCTCGTCACCCGCCGCCGTCGCGCCTGGGCGGTGCTCGTGCTCTACCTGGCCGCCGCGGCGGCGGTGCTGCTGGCACCGGCGCCGGACCAGGTCGCGCCCCCGTCCTCCTCCGGGCTGCCCGACGACTACCAGTCGGCGCAGGCCGAGCGGCTGCAGGCGCAGCTGCCGCAGACCGGCGTCGAGCCGGTGCTGGCGGTGGTCAGTCGCAGCGACGGCGGCGCGCTGTCCCCCGCCGACCTCGCCGCGGCCCAGGAGGCCGCCGCGGCCGGGGCCGGGGCCGCCGGCAGCACCGTGGCCGGCCCGCCGGACGTCTCCCCGGACGGCGCGGTGGCCGTGCTGGTCGTCCCGCTGGACACCACCGGCGGGGACGAGGCCGTGGCCGACCGGGTGGCCGCGCTGCGCGAGGCCGTCGGCGCCGACCTGCCCGGCGGGCTCACCGTGCAGGTCACCGGTGGGCCGGCGTTCGGCGCGGACCTGCTGCGCGTCTTCGAGGGGGCCGACACCACGCTGCTGCTGGTCACCGCCGCGGTGGTGGCCGTGCTGCTGCTGGTGACCTACCGCAGCCCCGTGCTCTGGATCGTCCCGCTGGCCGTGGTGGCCACCGCCGAGCAGGCCACCCTCGCGCTGCTGGACCAGGTGCTGCCGCGGCTCGGGCTGGCCTACGACGGCAGCACGGTCGGCATCACCAGCGTGCTCGTGTTCGGTGCGGCCACCGACTACGCGCTGCTGCTCATCGCCCGCTACCGCGAGCAGCTGCGGGTCACCGCCGACCGGTTCGCCGCGATGCGCACCGCCGTCGCGCGCACCGCCGAGGCCATCCTGGCCAGCGGCGGCACCGTCGTGCTGGCCTGCCTCACCCTGCTGCTGGCCACCCGCGAGGGCAGCCGGGCGCTGGGTGCGGCGGCCGCCCTCGGCGTCGCCGTCGCCGTCGTCGCCGGGCTGGTCGTACTGCCCTGCGCGCTGGTGCTGTGCGGGCGCGGGCTGTTCTGGCCCCTCGTGCCCCGCGTCGGCAGCCGCGGCACCGAGGGCCGGGTGTGGGGGCGCCTCGGCGAGGGCGTGGCCCGTGCCCCGCGGCTGGTCGCCGCCCTCGGCATCGCCGTGCTGGCCCTGCTGTCGGTCGGCGGGCTGGGGCTGCAGACCGGGCTGTCCCAGGTGGAGCAGCTGCGCGCCGAGCCCGAGTCGGTGCTCGGCGCCCGGACGCTGGCCGGCGCCTTCCCCGCCGGGTCGGCCGAGCCGGTCGCGGTGCTCACCACCACGGCCGCCGCACCGGCGGTGGCCGACGCGGCGGCCGGCGTGGAGGGGGTCGCCTCGGCCGCGGTCGGCCTCGGCGGGCCGGAGGTCACCCAGGTCGACGTCGTCCTGGACGCCGAACCGGGGTCGGCGGCGTCGGAGACCGCCGTGCGCGAGCTGCGCGAGGCCGTGGCCGCGGTGCCGGACGCCGGTGCGGCGGTCGGCGGGTCGGAGGCCACGGCGGTGGACCTGGCCGACGCCGAGGCCCGCGACCGGCTGGTGGTGATCCCGCTGGTCCTCGTGCTGGTGGCCGCGGTGCTGGTCGCCCTGCTGCGCTCGCTGGTGGCCCCGCTGCTGCTCGTGCTCACCGTGGTCGCCTCCTACGCGGCCAGCGTCGGCGCCAGCTGGCTGCTGTTCACCACCGTGTGGGACTTCCCCGCCCTGGACGAGGGGGTGCTGCTGCTGTCCTTCCTGTTCCTCGTCGCGCTCGGGGTCGACTACAACATCTTCCTGGTCACCCGGGCCCGCGAGGAGGCCGCCCGGCTGGGCACCCGCGCCGGCGTGCTCACCGCGCTGCGGGTCACCGGCGGGGTCATCACCAGCGCCGGGATCCTGCTGGCCGCGGTGTTCGCCGTCCTCGGCGTCCTCCCGCTGGTCACGCTCACCCAGATCGGCGTCATCGTCTGCGTCGGCGTGCTGCTGGACACCCTGCTGGTGCGCACCGTGATCGTGCCGGCCCTGGCCTTCTGGCTCGGCGACCGGTTCTGGTGGCCCGGGCGCCCGCAGGCGCCGGCCCCCGAGCCGCCCCATGGTGGGACGCCGCACCGGGAGGGGGCGGCCGCCCTGGTCCCCACCCCGTGA